In Mangifera indica cultivar Alphonso chromosome 1, CATAS_Mindica_2.1, whole genome shotgun sequence, a single genomic region encodes these proteins:
- the LOC123208575 gene encoding histidine-containing phosphotransfer protein 4-like has product MVGITLEQQLRNLLRSLHDQGILDLNFENVRRARARWDSQCLIEAVTALIDDLDVSMAETAGLMNLDEPELDYETLDCYIHQLQERSASIGGCRMVVACRNSQQAIDAKDKARCVETFEQVKQEYQTLRDALNNFLQLERYIMAYENRRNGAQGSA; this is encoded by the exons ATGGTGGGAATTACACTTGAACAACAGCTCAGAAACCTCCTTCGCTCCTTGCATGACCAG GGTATTCTggatttaaattttgagaatgtTAGGAGAGCACGGGCTCGATGGGATTCTCAGTGTCTTATCGAAGCGGTCACTGCGTTGATCGATGATTTGGATGTTTCCATGGCAGAAACAGCGGGGCTCATGAACTT GGATGAACCCGAATTGGACTATGAAACTTTAGATTGCTACATTCATCAGCTGCAAGAAAGGAGCGCaag CATTGGTGGTTGTCGGATGGTTGTGGCTTGTCGTAACTCTCAGCAAGCTATTGATGCCAAGGACAAGGCAAG GTGCGTAGAAACTTTTGAGCAAGTTAAACAAGAATATCAAACTCTCCGCGATgcccttaataattttttgcag CTGGAGAGATATATCATGGCATATGAGAATCGAAGAAATGGCGCACAGGGATCCGCTTGA